Genomic DNA from Macadamia integrifolia cultivar HAES 741 chromosome 6, SCU_Mint_v3, whole genome shotgun sequence:
AATGATCCAAAtttgctagcattcctaattcttaggtactacgctagcatacctatccctctcccataaataaaatagttttttgaaattttcagcagctttttttatttatttattttgggtagtaTTTTATGAGTAAGATGAGTGTAGAGTCTCAATGACACGGATCTTATCATGTATTGTCACATGGGAAATTGTGATCTCTTATAACATTTAATAAGCTTATTTATGATTAAGATTATACTTTCTATCGGCTGTGCTGCATTTGGTGAGATCGACTCATAGGTCCAAGGATATTAGACAGCTGATTTGGTTCAAGCCTAAAATGGGTTGCTTTAAGATTAATTTTGACGGCTGCTTCATGGGCAATCCTGGCTACGTTGGATCAGCTGGTATTATTCGAGATCATGGTGGATGTCTTGTGCATTGTTTCGTCCTTTTAAGGAATTTCAATAAATTTCTGGGCAGAGATGATAGCGTTCTTCTAGGCAATTCAGATATCTATGTAATGCGATTCTAAAGCAGTGGTTTCGTGTATTGATAGAAAATCTATacctccctttcttttcttttttttaatcaaaaatgGCTTTCTTGCCTGAGTTATTTGAATAGGTGCGATGGAGTATTCTCCATTGTTTTCAAAAAGTTGATTCTGTGGCTGATGGGTTAGCTAAGAATGCTACAAAGTTGTAGTCTTCATCAGTTTGGAATGTCCACCCTAGATTCATTGCAAACGACATTGAGTGGGACGCCAATGAAATGCCTAGGTACCGGTTTGGGTGAAGCTGGTCTCAAATATGATGAAAAATATTGTTGGTCCtgctgctgatggcaatgtcgaaagTAGAAGTGGTGGCCAATATCTTTGAATTTTCAGGTCCttttttgctgatggcaatgccgaaggtggaaaagTTGTCTAATGGTATTGTTTGGTGATCTTTGCTTTAAGTGGCTTATGTATTTCattcatttgttttttaataaaattctttgGTGACcttaagtaaaaaaataataataataataataataataaataaataaataaaaataataaaattttctttctatcaTTGTTGTAATCGTAATATGCTAAAGGTGAACGGACCTAGGGGTTGAATTTGTCTAAGTTTTGAAATAAATTCAAGCCCAAAGGCACTGCACAATGTTCTTGAAACTATTCCctaatttgttttttcttgtaaATAATTTAGTAATTAGTTTATGGCCTGCTCATGTAAAACCCTAGTTCTACACTAATACCTCTATGCCTCTAGGATTGGTGACCTTCAATTCCAACCAAATGCTATCTTAATTTCTGGTAGGCTCAGACCAAGCATGTGACACATTGATCTACGCTGTGATCTGCCAAGACCTATATATGCCGGGCCTGCTGGTTTGTTTGGCCGAAACATTCATTCCAATAGATCAAATTTATTGGGTCATAATCTAAGTCCttagcccagcccagcccaccCTGGCCTAGTCTTGTAGATTCTAGCCATTTTGAAAGTTACATGTTTTCGCTTTCCCCCTCGGAAAAATGGTTCTGGGCCAGAAGCCTCTTGGCATTTGTGGTTAATTATATAGGAGGCCATGTACTGGCATTGCAATTGCATGGCCTACAATACATAAAGTTTTTCCATTATTagtataattattattataatagtGGTCAGACCAGCAAACCATAGGAAAAAAATGGTGCACGAGACAAGTATATCCCAATGTCAACCTTTACTCAAATGTCATATTTCAATCCAATTAGAGTTGTCTACAAaggttaagaaaacaaaaatctaaGACTACTTACGAGAAATGTGGATTGCatagataaaaaaaagtaaatgaaTGAATTTGAGGTTGAAATTTGGCATACACCatatttataacaatttatagATATCCAATAACTATTATtacatttaccaaaaaaaaaaaaaaaaaaacaataataaccaTTATTGCCGTATCACTCCTCAATGTGAGATAACAGCGATGCCTACCATCAATTTTGTCCATGGGTTGCTAATCACAACAACTTTCACCCTTTTTAAATGGTCATTATTAATTCAAACAATTCCAGAAAAGATTTGACTTTTTTCAAACCACTTAATTTAATTACAAGTAGATAATTAAGTCAGGGGATAATTAGGGTtgttggaattgaaattaataCTTAATTATTTGATACCGCAAACAACAtatcaattgaatttgagtgcTAACCCAACAGCCACGTGGCACTTATGATTCGGGGAAACCCCGTATCCTTAGCTTATCCAAtaaggaaaataatcctctgtttttctcatccctgtttttccttgttttgctacctgcagaaagccacacgtggacaactttaagaccaactcaccggatgtaataatcctcacccaatcttcatcgttggtctccttattgtccacgtgtcgcgttctgcaggtagaaaaacaaggaaaaacatggatgggaaaaacagaggattttgatccatccaataataatatattaacaAATTAGTTAGGAATAACAtctaaaaatgaaatttctatCTATAGAGTAAAACTTAATTTCCATTCTGCAAACTCATCacaattaaaaactgaaatagcatCACTTGCACGTATTAATATATGCATGTATGCATTCGCTCTCATTGAaagaaagatgaagatgatgaagattaGGTCAGTTGCATTATGGGTAGTAATAGTTATAGCTTTcagagaagcagcagcagcagaagaagcCCAAGCCCCGGCTCCAATCCCACCCACCACGGCCCCAACAACCTCACCCCCAGCCCcaagcagcagcaacaacaacaacaaaaacccTGGACTCGATCTGATACATAAAACATGCAATGCCACCCACGATTACGACCTATGCATCTCAACACTACAAGCTGACCCTAGAGACTTTTACTCAGACGTGAAGGGCCTTGCATATGAGATGATTACGGTGACAAAAAATAAGGCGATGGAAACACAACAAGAGATAAAGGATCAACTTAGCAAGGACGACACAGCTCCACCAGAAAAAATTAAGGACCCAAAATTTAGTATGGGTCCTCAAATAAGGAGACGTTTCCTCATCTGTAATGATATGTACGAATTGGCTATTGATTATTACCTCTCTGCAACACTTGGGTCAATACGTTCAAGATCTTTTGTGGATGCGAAAAGGGAATGCAATGATTCTATTCATTTACTTCATAATTGTGCAATACAACTTACTAATGGAACATCACCGGCCCCGGGTATTGCTAATTTATATGATCAAGGCTCAATTCTTGATAGGATTAAGATGGAAACGAGTCTCATAAATTTATCTTTGGATATCCTCAATACCCTTTAGTTTTTAAGAAATATTTCCCTAGCTTCAGTCTCTCACTCTTCATCAGGCTGCTGCTTCGTTCTCTCTTAATTGGGTCTCTCTATAAAGCCTTTCAATGTATATCTTCATGATTATATTCTTTGGGATTACCTACTGGCTAGGAAGGGTCGTGGTATCTCAATATTTGTTTATGTTCTGTCTCTTGGTTTCTGCCAATgataatgccgaaggtggatttgTAGCCCAATGCTATTTGTAATctctaattcttttttttttctcaattaatAAAGTTTTCTTGTtgactcttaaaaaaaaataaaaaaaataaaaagaagaagaagaatatgccGAAGGTGAATCCTtacaaaaaaaagtaaagttttttttttggtaaaggtcAGCAAAATTGCATTAAAATtagaggataaaaaaaaatattatagaacAACTCTTTGAGTTcttactccaccttcggcattgccatcagcagagaaagaaaacaaagcaaaaaagaGACAAAGGAAATTACATGAATCTGAACCTAGGCCTATTCTGACTATCCCATTGTAGATCCGAAAGAATAAAGCCCGGAGCAGAGTTCCAAAAGTTTAAAGAGCAACTTAAAGCAGCGTGCTTGGCTAGCTTATCCGCGGCAGAGTTAATTTCCTCGTAACAGTGGTTAATTTCCCAATCAATGTTGTCCAGATAATGCCCAAAGTACCTCCATTGCTGCTGGAAGCACCAAGgaattttctgatttttaatGTAGCTCTCACTACTGACTGAGAATCACGCTCAATCCAAAGCTTGTTATAACCTCTCTGAAGTGCACATTTCAAACCATGGAAAAAGGCTTCAAATTCTACCATGAAATTGGTACCAACACCCTCATATATGGTGAAACAAACCATATTTGAACCATGATCATCTCTCATAATACCACCAACTCCTAATCGGCCTGGATTtccaagagagcatccatcgATGTTGAGCTTGAGGAAACCACTAGATGGAGCCATCCAAAGCAATTCCTGAACATACCTGGCATGAGGCATAGAGGTTGAGATATTGAGCTTTTTAGCAAAAAAGAGATCATCAATCGAATTGACCTGCACTAGGTTAATGGATGAGAATTCTCTGAGGTCCTTCGAAATAATTTGAGATATCTGATTTGGTGTCTTGGCAGTCTCATCAAATCTTCTCCGATTTCACTCTGCCTATATGTGAAAGGGAACAAAGATAACCAGCGAAGACCATAGATTTTTACAATGCATAGCCCGTGATTTTCTCTTCCAGCAAGAGAAAAGACTTTCGATAGAAGGAAAGCCACTCTGtctctgataaaaaaaaattcagcaagATCTTCCAGAGGTTCACAGAGAAAtcacattccaaaaataaatgtTGGAAAGTTTCCTCACAATAGCCACAAAGGCTGCATCTGGAGACAAGAGGAATCACTTTCTTGGAAATCAGGTCATCTGTTGGAAGACAACCATGAACCAGATGCCATCCAAAAGTTGAAAACCTTGGATGAATATTCTTCTGCCAAACCGTGCGCCACCAACCGTTGATAGGGAacttgattcttaatttttccCAAGCCAAAGAGACTGAGAATTTCCCTGATTCTGTCAAGGACCAGATTTGACTGTCAGATACACCCGCTGATGGAATAGGAATCCTTGCAATATGGTTGCAGGCATTTAAAGGAAGCACAGAGTGGAGCATAGGAAGACTCTAATTATCATCATGCATAAAATCGGAAACAACAACCAAAGGGTTGAGGACTAATGGATCAGATGAGATAATCTCATTAGCCAGAGGAGAAGCACCAACCCAGCGATCATACCAGAAGTTGATGTTAGATCCATCCCCAACAATCCAACACTCCGCATCACATACAAAGCCCCAAACTCTTCTAAGGCTGGAAAtaatagaagaggagaaagtATACCTCCTGAGGTTTCCTATACTTGTCATGAATCTTCCTCGAAGGAATGAAGCAAACTCGGAGGTGTCAGTGCGAACATACCCTCAAAACTTCACGATTAAGGCCATATTGATATCCCTCAACCTACGAATGCCCAGACCTCATTCATTTTTTGGCTTGCAAACCTTTTCCCATTTTACAGTGATTGACTTTGAGGTGTCGGCATCTCCACTCCAGATGAAATTCCTGATCCAACGATCCATCTGGGCAACTAAGGAAGCCGGCCAGAGATAGACTGAGAAGTTATGCACAGGGATGCTACACATCATTATCTTGACCAGCTCCACTCTCCCTGCCAAAGAGAGAAGCCTTCCCTTCCACCCAGCGAGACTGGCTTTGAATTTATCAACCATAGGAAGGATCCTCTCCTTCATGACTCGACCTTTGAAGATATCCACGCCCAGGTAATGCGTAGGGAAGTCACAACAAGGGATATTGAGGATACCTTTGATTCTGTGCTTCCGAGCTGCTGGAATAGAACTCaggaaaattttacttttttctaagtTGATGAGCTGCCCCGAAAAATCTTGATACTTCTCAAGGAAACTTTTAATATTTCTGACAGTTCTTAAATCTACGCTCATAAATATCAGAAGATCGTCAACATAAAGAAGGTGAGAGGGAGTATAAACATTCCTCGGGCCAAGAATGGATCTTTTGAGCCCCTTGACTCTGAGATCTCTAAGACCATGACAGAGGATTTCTTCAGCGATGATAAAAAGCATGGGAGACAGTGGGTCCCCTTCACGAAGGCCTCTCTCAACACCGAAGAATCCCATAGGGCCACCATTAACAAGAATAGAAATTCTTGTTGAAGAAAAAATAGCCTCGATCCAATTAATCCAGGTTTGGCTAAAACCAAATTTCTCCATAACTGCAAAGAGGAAACTCTACTCCAGTGTATCAAAAGCCTTTTGAATGTCGAGCTTTAGACCAATACTTCCACCATAGCACTTTTTGAAGACCATATTAGCAAGCTCAGAGGCAACTACAATAGTAGAGAAAATAACTTTACTTTTCTGGAAGGCGCCTTGCTCTTCAGATATCAAGCGGGGAAGGAAAGTGCTTAGTCTGGAGCTCATAATCTTAGGGATTACTTTTATACAAAAATTCCCAAGGCAGATAAAGTAAagtctctcctcttcttcttcttcttcttcttcttcttcttcttttttgggcaATGCCCTAGGTGAAATATAAGACTTTTATGTACTATCCCCATCTAGGTATGCATAGACATTAAACTATGTGTATATCCTATTTATCATAATATGTCCTAAGTGAATTAATGAGTAAATTCATGCAATAGAGGACGTTGCACCTATATATCTCATTGGCACAATTTTTGCTAAAATGACAAGAAAAAGTGGCTCAAAGTTTGACCCAAGGTTTCAAGAAACTACTAATGTACCATTAGAGGGAAATGGATACAATAAATAGATGAACCTAAGGGACGACTATATGGGTCTGAGCAAGGACAAAGGAaaggaaacagaacaaaaataGTAATGAAGTAGAACACAGTTAGATGGGATTCGCTACATGGATCGTAGACCTCCACCAATCTGTtttattcgaggtcatacttggggaAAGCCTAATATGtgcatatcttcttcttcttcttcttttttttttttttttttttttttttttttttttttttttttttaaggtcatTTACTTGGGGAAAGCCTAATATGTgcatatcttttttttatttttatttttattttttttaaggtcaTTCTATCTAAATAAGATTACTCCTCCTTAGTGGTGCATCCATaagcctcctttgaacatggccatactacctcaaacaactttctcggaGCTTAGGTTTCCATTGGCAAAGTCCAgcacctcaaaattaagagaTTATGAGTTCAACTGCAATGGAGATCATACACGCCTTTTTGGATAGTTGTACATGGACAATCTCACACTGTTTCAGGGAGGCCAACACTCTTGCAAACAAATTAGCTAAACATGCAGCCACCACTCAAACCTCAACAATTTGGGAAACCCCCACCCCAAATTTTCTATTCGAAGATCTTCTTTGGGATGCTCAGATGAGACCGAGATATAGGTTCTAATAAGAAgggttttattttctagattgAGCTATTtctttgctgatggccatgccgaaggtggatcaATAGCTCTAATTTAGATTTAGTAAAATAATTTTCTACTTTGTGTTTGATATTTTGTTGATGACCATGCCGAAGATGGTTTAGAAGTTCAATGGTTGAGCATTACCTTGTATTATACattctttctcctttataaTATAATTCACTCACTgattcttaacaaaaaaaaaatagctattattacaaaaatatatattaaataaaataaatcaataaataaaacattattGCCTTATCAGTCCTCAATGTGAGATAACAGCTATGCCTACCATCACCTTTGTCCATGGGTTGCTAATCACAGCAACTTTCACCCTTTTTCAATGGTCATTATTAATCCAAACAATTCCAGAAAATATTTGACTTTTTCAAACTATTCAATTTAATTACAAATAGATAATTTAGTCGGGGGATAATAAGGGTtgttggaattgaaattaatatttattaacACAAACAACATATCCATTGAAGTTGAGTGCTAGCCCAACAGCCACGTGGCACTAATGACTCGGGGAAACCCCATATCCTTAGCTTCTCCAATAATAATTTAGTATCAAATTAGTTAAGAATAACAtctaaaaatgaaatttctatCTATGGAGTAAAACTTACTTTCCATTCTACAAACTCATCacaattaaaaactgaaatagcatCACTTGCATGTATTAATGCATGCATGCATTCGCTCTCATTGGAAGGATCCTACttgaaagaaagatgaaaatgaagatgaagatgatgaagttTAGGTCAGTTGCATTCTGGGTAGTAATAGCTATAGCTATAGCTTTcagagaagcagcagcagcagaagccCAAGCCCCGGCTCCAACCCCACCCACCACGGACCCAACAACCTCACCCCCAGCCCCAAGCAGCAGCAACGACAACAACAAAAACCTTGAACTCGATCAGATGCATAAAACATGCAAAGCCACCCACGATTACGACCTATGCATCTCAACACTACAAGCCGACCCTAGAGACTTTTACTCAGACGTGAAGGGCTTTGCATATCAGATGATTACGGTGACAAACAATAAGGCGATGGAAACACAGGAAGAGATAAAGGGTCAACTTAATAAGGATGACACAGTACCACCAGAAAAAGTTAAGGACCCAAAAGTAAGTATGGGTCCTCAAATAAGGAGACGTTTCCTCATCTGTAATGATATGTACGAATTGGCTATTGAGTATTACCTCTCTGCAGCCCTTGGGTCAATACGTTTAAGTTCTTTTGTGGATGCGAAAAGGGAATGCAATGATTCTATTCATTTACTTCATAATTGTGCAATACAACTTACTAATGGAACATCACCGGGCCAGGGTTTTGCTAATTTATTTGATCAAGACTCAATTCTTGATAGGATTAAGATGGAAACGAGTCTCATAAATTTATCTTTGGACATCCTCAATACCCTTTAGTTTTTAAGAAATATTTCCCTAGCTTCATTCTCTCACTCTTCATCAGGCTGCTGCTTCGTGCTTTCTTAATTGGGTCTCTCTATATAATCCTCAATGTATACCTCCATTATGATATTCTACTAGCCAGGAAGGGTCCTGGTTTCACTTTGAAGATCGATTAATCATCTTTCTATGAGCTTGGGATTGATGCTGCAATATTTGTTTCTGTCTTTCTCTTGGTTTCTGCTAAtggtaatgccgaaggtggatttgTAGCCCAATGTCATTTGTAATTTGtaattcttttttcctctattaataaagttttcttgctgattcttagcaaaaaggacaatgccgaaggtggatccTTGTGACAAAAGTGGAGTATCTATTCTTCATCCTCGTGTGTATATCCTATTTATCATAATATATCCTACGTGAACTCATGAGTAAGCGATAGAGGACATTGCacatatatcatactattattaCTCCAtctctttggtatactttttcaaaaagacagaAAATACCATTAacctctaccaaaaaaacttTCCAATAGACAAAAAAACCCCTCgagatggaagagaaaaaaaaaagacgaggAGCAGAAATGGTaagtaattattaagtattaaaaaagataaaaaaattaatctttcTCCTAATTGTGGGGGagaaaaaatagtgaaatttacaaaggtaaatatggagagagagagagagagagagagagagggacgtGGAGCAGAAAAGGGAAGCAATCATCattaattattatattattaagtGTTAAAAAGGTTTTTACTGCATGAAATTCCTCATTAATTATGCCACTACTAAAAATATTAATAACAAAATGCAGAGcacaaagggagaaaaatagtgagatttacaaaggtaaatatggagagagagggagagagagagaaacatggaGCAGAAAGGGGAAGcaatcattaattaattaattaattattattattattattattattacatatTAAAAAGGTTTTAATTGCATAAAATTCCTCATTAATTATTTCAttactaaaaataataataacaaaacgtggagcacaaagggagaaaaatagtgAGATTTACAAAGTAAatatagagagaaagagagagagaatattatggagagtggggagGGAGTGAAaaattatggagatattaacAAAGGTAGATATggagagatgaaaaaaaaaaacagctcaTAAAATCACTCCTTCCTTCCCTTAAAATATCTATCCTCCTATGGTAGCAACATATCTCTCCATCAATtgtcatgaaaaataaaaaataaacaaatttttCTTAATCCTCTTTCATTGATTTGGAGGGggaagttgaaaaaaaaaaaaaaaagtggagtaGAAATGGGAAGTaatcaacaataataataattattattattatcaagtattaaaaaggtttaataattaagtattaaaaaagataaaatatatatatatataggcacATAATAACTCACAACAGGCGTGGTTAATCCTTTCCGTAATCGTcggggagaaaaaatagaatgGTTAATCCTTTCCCTAATCTCCGGGGAGAAAAAATAAGATGGTTAATCCTTTCCCTAAATCATACCAATTTTCACCAATTACACTATTacttctctttatatatatctCCTTTCAATTACCAAACGTCTCTCTTCCaacagaggagaaaaaaaaaaaacggaaggACAGTAGCTAAGCGGCTCTCTTGTGTGCTGTGTTTCCAATCGTCGTCTACGACACAAAAGCGATTTAAatccaaatctcacctcttctCTTCGTCAATCTGAAAATATTTTCAAGCGGGTGGAGGAGAAGAGCTCGATTGTGGAGAGGCGGCGGAGGTTCGATCAATGGAATCCATAAGAAGCTGCCCTAAGCGAGGAGTAATTGTATAAGTGCATCCCTACCAGGAGTTTTGGTCGATTTGCAAATATGATATCATTCTTGGTGAAGCATTCCTTGACGGCCGACGGAGATGTGAGTGGAAGAATGGGGCAATATCAAAAGTGAAGATAGAGGATTGGATCATATTGATCAGAAAGACGATGAAGGGATTGGTGGAGAGGTTCTTTGAGCAGATGGAAATGGTCGATGGTCGATGATCGGAAAGGCAAATGGGCTTGATTTGCAACAGCTGAACTCATGTGCCCAAGTCAAAGTGGCATCCCTCTCATGGACCATgcgtctctttctcttcctctcttcctctcctccgATTCTTGAAAATTCAAATCTCTGCCAATCCTCTCTCTTCCTTGCATAACGCCCCATTTCATTCTCTATGCAACCCTCACCCATCCAAACCCCTTCTCTGAACCCTTTTTCTAAATCCTCTTCCTTGTAGTGTATGTTATTTCAATCAAACAAATACAAATGACGTTAAATTGCTGAGCAGATCATGCAGTGGTAGAGAATTTTACTTGATGGTTCTTCTCACTTTTGCCTTTTTATGAATGTTTACAGAGTTTAGTGCTTATGTTGGATTACTCAGCATTAGATGGTGATCAGGTTGATAACCTCATTTTATCCAATAAAATAGGACATTACAAGATACAACTACTTAAGGTGGGAGGAATTTTTTGACTTATCACTGTTGTCACATcatccttattattattattaaggaTTAAATTATCTTTATTAGTTAATTTTCTGATATACTTGTGGGCATACCAATTTCATCCATTATTTCATTTATCTTGGTGATCAAACTAAATAGGAATTTTACTCCATTCACCTTATAATGTACTTATAGTGCCATGCTCATATCTACAATGGACAAAAAGAAAACTTAAGGGAATGTGAACAGGTTAGGGGACTTCTGGTTCCCTTAACAGAAGCATcatagtaggaaaaaaaataggcTTTATTAACTATGGaatattatatttcaatttggatttctttctttctttcatagtGGTTTTTGTTATTTAAATATTGATCCTTGACTCAATTTCTAGGGTACTTGTTGTATAGGACATGGTTTTATacctcaagaagatggtggttCAAACACACACACTCCAAAGCCACACGTGCATTTGAATGTGCATATTTActagtgtgtgtatatatatatatatatatatatcatttgtACAATTTTTGCTCAAATGACAAGGGAAAGTGGCTCAAAGTTTGACCCAAGGTTCAAGAAACTACGAATATACCATAAGAGGGAAAAGGATACAATAAATAGATAACCCCGAGGGTCGACTATATGAGTCTAAGAAAGGACAAAGGAAAGGAAACATAACAAAAACAATAATGAAGTAGAACACAGTTAGATGGGGTTCGCTACATGGATCGTAGACCTCCAATCTGCTCTATTCGAGGTTATACTTGGGGCCAGGCCTAATTTGTGcatgtctttttcttcttcttcttctttttttttttttttttttaagatcatTCTATTTAAATCAGATTACTCCTCCTTAGTGATGCATCCataggcctcctttgaacatggtcatactatctcaaacaactttctcggaGCTTAGGTTTCCATGGCAAAGtccaacacctcaaaattaagagatcatgagttcaactcttcttGGAATTTAACTATCAAATAGATTAATAAAATGGACTATTTTTGTAAAGCCCCACCTTATGTAAAGGAGACATAGAGTTTAACAGTCCAAGGATCATGTCCCTTAGGGTTGACTGTGAATCAATCGAGTgataaataataagaagaacATTTCAAATCTATATTAAAAACAACATCAGAataataacagcagaagataaggatgtgaatttgaaaccaaaaccatttaccgAAATCGAATCGGGCCATTTAAATCAAAACTGCAAAATcatctggtttcaagtttcaggccgattagctaaactgGTTGAAATCAAACTGAGCCGTTTAActtgttggtttcaaaccgaattgaaaccgtgaaaaccgaatcatttaaaccgtcaaaactAATCTgattaacccatttaaagattaaataaggtggttgcaaaatatcattagtatctcatttgattcaaatatTGAGTGCTGCAAAcctgcaagtaattctagaggtagcttgctcattgtttggaataccaattaaattaatccaacgcactaagtagaatgtatactgataaaaatgcaattttgtcttataccatggcatattaaatatatattttctaatattataacacattatttggggggggggagaagaaaaaaatccctgctgtaagcattacttactgacttgttagatgcgcttgagactattttctatcaaaatattttcttctgattagttgtttggttgttttaaaaaaacataataGTTTGCATTTTGCATTCtcaaaattgaatcatttatcacaaaaagcaaattttagcaaacatgcgaataaactagcaaaccgattgctaactgtatagaaaccatatggaataaactgaaatcaaaactgtggaaaccgaaaccgtttactaaatggttgtggtttcagaaagtgcaaccatttagtaaatggtgcggttttggttccagccaaaatatatgtgaaccgAACTAAACTGAACTGAACCATTTAAATCGAAACTGAACCGATTAAAACCATTAGCAGAAGACTtcaaattaatatttaaaaagtCATAAAATTCTCCAATTAGTCAAAATtcaataatatcatccacaacCAAATAAATCCTTTAGGAAAAATTATTATATCCATAGTTTAAATCTCTAAGATAAATAAATTGATCTAGGAacaactgaaataataaatgttCTACATGTCCCCACCAATCTCTTGGTTTGCGCCACCAACCAGTATGTTAGAGTGCTCTCCATTTGGGGAATGATTTGGGTAAGTTTATGGGGAGAAACTCAACAAGTAAAATTGCATACAATATCCATAA
This window encodes:
- the LOC122080686 gene encoding uncharacterized protein LOC122080686, yielding MHAFALIGRILLERKMKMKMKMMKFRSVAFWVVIAIAIAFREAAAAEAQAPAPTPPTTDPTTSPPAPSSSNDNNKNLELDQMHKTCKATHDYDLCISTLQADPRDFYSDVKGFAYQMITVTNNKAMETQEEIKGQLNKDDTVPPEKVKDPKVSMGPQIRRRFLICNDMYELAIEYYLSAALGSIRLSSFVDAKRECNDSIHLLHNCAIQLTNGTSPGQGFANLFDQDSILDRIKMETSLINLSLDILNTL